Proteins encoded by one window of Microbaculum marinisediminis:
- a CDS encoding ABC transporter permease produces the protein MAEAAAIREVLSKGLRSSAFVLGGAITALFVLVAVVATVWTPFSPTAMNIPDRLQPPSWTHWFGTDQFGRDVFSMIMKGSHNSVLVAVVAVGIGMGLGVPLGAAAAARRGWIDELVMRFSDFAFAFPFLLSAVMITALFGPGAVNSIIAIGIFNIPVFARLTRGSGLSVWQRDYVMAARAAGKGAARITAEHILPNIASVLIVQATIQFALAILGEAALSYLGLGTQPPQPSWGKMLNEAQTMAAIAPWLVIFPGLAIVFTVLGLNLFGDGLRDVLDPRLRRAR, from the coding sequence ATGGCTGAGGCGGCCGCCATCCGCGAGGTCCTGTCGAAGGGATTGAGATCGAGCGCCTTCGTTCTCGGCGGCGCGATCACGGCGCTGTTCGTCCTCGTCGCCGTCGTCGCGACCGTCTGGACGCCGTTCTCGCCGACGGCCATGAACATCCCCGACCGGCTGCAGCCGCCGTCCTGGACGCACTGGTTCGGTACCGATCAGTTCGGCCGCGACGTCTTTTCCATGATCATGAAGGGCAGCCACAATTCGGTGCTGGTGGCGGTCGTCGCGGTGGGCATCGGCATGGGGCTCGGCGTTCCGCTCGGCGCGGCCGCGGCGGCGCGGCGCGGCTGGATCGACGAGCTCGTCATGCGCTTCTCCGATTTCGCCTTCGCCTTTCCCTTCCTCCTGTCGGCGGTGATGATCACCGCGCTGTTCGGCCCCGGCGCGGTCAATTCCATCATCGCCATAGGCATCTTCAACATTCCGGTCTTCGCCCGGCTGACGCGCGGCTCGGGCCTGTCGGTGTGGCAGCGGGACTACGTGATGGCCGCCCGCGCGGCGGGAAAGGGCGCGGCGCGGATCACCGCCGAACACATCCTGCCCAATATCGCCAGCGTCCTGATCGTCCAGGCGACCATCCAGTTCGCGCTGGCGATCCTCGGCGAGGCGGCGCTGTCCTATCTCGGCCTCGGCACCCAGCCGCCGCAGCCCTCCTGGGGCAAGATGCTGAACGAGGCCCAGACCATGGCCGCGATCGCGCCCTGGCTCGTCATTTTCCCGGGGCTCGCGATCGTCTTCACCGTGCTGGGCCTGAACCTGTTCGGCGATGGCCTGCGCGACGTGCTCGACCCCAGGCTGAGGCGGGCCCGATGA
- a CDS encoding ABC transporter ATP-binding protein codes for MSARPLIEIDNVVRDYALPRPGLFQPHPLFRAVHGVSLAIESGRSLGLIGESGCGKSTLARIVLALDRPTEGTVRLDGEDLFSASRARLAVLRRRMQIVFQDPYGSLDPRHKVGWIVAEPLSVLAPDLSRGQRRQRVAEVLDAVGLSSAHADRYPHEFSGGQRQRIAIARALVTGPDLIVADEPVSALDVSIQAQILNLMMELREARGVTFLFISHDLTVVNHVTDDVAVMYLGRVVEQGPTSQVFAAPAHPYTQLLLSAVPKPDPAFRRRATGVPVEPPAAPAEGACPFAPRCPRATEICRMEEPALEPHGAGRTVACFHPVG; via the coding sequence ATGAGCGCACGCCCGCTCATCGAGATCGACAACGTCGTGCGCGACTATGCGCTGCCGCGGCCCGGTCTGTTCCAGCCACATCCCCTGTTCCGCGCGGTGCACGGCGTCTCGCTTGCGATCGAGAGCGGGCGGAGTCTCGGACTCATCGGCGAATCCGGCTGCGGCAAGTCCACGCTCGCCCGAATCGTCCTCGCCCTGGATCGCCCCACCGAAGGCACCGTACGCCTCGACGGAGAAGACCTGTTCTCGGCCTCGCGTGCCCGCCTCGCCGTGCTGCGCCGGCGCATGCAGATCGTCTTTCAGGACCCCTACGGCTCGCTGGACCCGCGCCACAAGGTCGGCTGGATCGTCGCCGAGCCGTTGAGCGTGCTCGCCCCCGACCTGAGCCGCGGCCAGCGGCGCCAGCGCGTCGCCGAGGTGCTCGACGCCGTCGGCCTGTCGTCGGCTCATGCCGACCGCTATCCGCACGAGTTCTCCGGTGGCCAGCGCCAGCGGATCGCGATCGCCCGCGCGCTCGTCACCGGCCCCGATCTGATCGTCGCCGACGAGCCGGTCTCCGCCCTGGACGTGTCGATCCAGGCGCAGATCCTCAACCTGATGATGGAGTTGCGCGAGGCGCGCGGCGTCACCTTCCTGTTCATCAGCCACGACCTGACGGTGGTCAATCACGTCACCGACGACGTCGCGGTGATGTATCTTGGGCGCGTGGTCGAGCAGGGGCCGACGTCACAGGTATTCGCGGCGCCGGCCCATCCCTACACCCAGCTTCTTCTCTCCGCCGTTCCCAAGCCGGATCCGGCCTTCCGCCGCCGCGCCACGGGCGTGCCCGTCGAGCCGCCGGCCGCACCGGCGGAAGGCGCGTGTCCCTTCGCCCCACGCTGCCCGAGGGCGACGGAGATATGTCGGATGGAGGAGCCGGCGCTGGAGCCGCATGGGGCGGGTCGGACGGTGGCGTGCTTTCACCCGGTTGGGTGA
- a CDS encoding 2-keto-4-pentenoate hydratase, which produces MNIKAAVDDIWQDLAAGRHMPARWAGRLSLEEAYAVQLSILDRHIESGERQAGWKVGLTARAMREQQGVFEPCFGFLLESGLRPSGHHFTFGDLIAPGFENELCLTVGSSLHGPDLSPDSVRAAVTHAAPALEIIEKRSDLAAGLPLAMADNAQQKAFVTGDPIPLTAENGDLGRSEVSVHVNGGPTERASGANVMDAGPLLSVIWLTGKLAEYGRGIAAGQCIMSGSFTKQYAIARGDAVRAEFTPFGTVEAFFD; this is translated from the coding sequence ATGAATATCAAGGCCGCCGTCGACGACATCTGGCAGGACCTCGCGGCCGGCCGGCACATGCCGGCCCGCTGGGCGGGGCGCTTGAGCCTCGAAGAGGCGTATGCCGTCCAGCTCTCGATCCTCGACAGGCACATCGAAAGCGGCGAACGCCAGGCGGGCTGGAAGGTCGGCTTGACCGCAAGAGCGATGCGCGAGCAGCAGGGGGTGTTCGAGCCCTGTTTCGGGTTCCTGCTCGAAAGCGGGTTGCGACCGAGCGGACACCACTTCACGTTCGGCGACCTGATCGCACCCGGTTTCGAAAACGAACTCTGCCTGACGGTCGGTTCATCGCTGCACGGTCCGGACCTGTCGCCCGACTCCGTGCGCGCGGCCGTCACCCACGCCGCGCCAGCGCTCGAGATCATCGAGAAGCGCAGCGACCTTGCCGCTGGCCTCCCCCTGGCGATGGCCGACAACGCCCAGCAAAAGGCGTTCGTCACCGGGGACCCGATCCCGCTGACAGCCGAGAATGGCGATCTGGGACGATCCGAGGTTTCCGTCCACGTGAACGGAGGTCCAACCGAACGGGCTTCGGGGGCGAACGTGATGGACGCCGGCCCCCTGCTCTCGGTGATATGGCTCACCGGCAAGCTCGCCGAGTACGGACGCGGGATTGCGGCCGGCCAATGCATCATGTCCGGCTCCTTCACCAAACAGTATGCGATCGCACGGGGCGATGCGGTCCGAGCCGAGTTTACGCCGTTCGGGACCGTCGAGGCGTTCTTCGACTGA
- a CDS encoding ABC transporter permease: protein MSQLLAKRLAALVATLFATSLIVFLVMAVLPGDPAQIILGIGAQEDTLAALRHELGLDRPLIEQYLLWVGGLLTGDLGESYTYSRPVSELIGQRVLVSLPLAVFAILLSTAIAIPAGVVAAAKHNKAADIGVSALAQIGIAIPNFWFAMLLILFFAVTLGWFPAGGFAGWDEGVLPALRSLLLPAVALALPQAAILTRVTRSAVLEVLGEDHVRTARAKGLTRGAALRRHAVRNALIPVVTIMGLQFSFLLAGTIVIENVFYLPGLGRLLFQAIAQRDLIVVQSLVVLLAGAVVIVNFVVDLTYLVIDPRLRKAVHG from the coding sequence ATGAGCCAGCTCCTCGCCAAACGCCTGGCCGCACTGGTCGCGACGCTGTTCGCGACCTCGCTGATCGTCTTCCTGGTGATGGCGGTGCTGCCCGGCGACCCGGCGCAGATCATTCTGGGCATCGGCGCGCAGGAGGATACGCTCGCCGCGCTGCGCCACGAGCTCGGTCTCGATAGGCCGCTGATCGAACAGTATCTGCTCTGGGTCGGCGGGCTGCTGACGGGAGATCTCGGCGAGTCCTACACCTATTCGCGGCCGGTCTCCGAGCTGATCGGCCAGCGCGTGCTGGTCAGCCTGCCGCTGGCGGTCTTCGCCATCCTCCTTTCCACCGCCATCGCCATTCCCGCCGGCGTCGTGGCCGCCGCGAAGCACAACAAGGCGGCCGATATCGGCGTCTCGGCGCTGGCGCAGATCGGCATCGCGATCCCGAACTTCTGGTTCGCGATGCTGTTGATCCTGTTCTTCGCGGTGACGCTCGGCTGGTTTCCCGCCGGCGGCTTCGCCGGCTGGGACGAGGGCGTTCTGCCGGCGCTGCGTTCGCTCCTGTTGCCGGCTGTCGCGCTGGCGCTGCCGCAGGCGGCGATCCTGACCCGCGTGACCCGGTCCGCCGTGCTCGAGGTGCTTGGCGAGGACCATGTACGCACGGCGCGCGCCAAGGGCCTGACGCGCGGCGCCGCGCTCAGACGCCACGCGGTGCGCAATGCGCTGATCCCCGTGGTGACGATCATGGGCCTGCAGTTCTCTTTCCTGCTCGCCGGCACCATCGTCATCGAGAACGTCTTCTATCTGCCGGGTCTCGGCCGGCTGCTGTTCCAGGCGATCGCCCAGCGCGACCTGATCGTCGTCCAGTCGCTGGTGGTGCTTCTCGCCGGGGCGGTGGTGATCGTCAATTTCGTCGTCGACCTCACGTACCTGGTGATCGACCCACGCCTGAGGAAGGCCGTCCATGGCTGA
- a CDS encoding efflux RND transporter permease subunit has translation MTLSEICIRRPVFATVLSLVIVLVGLVSYDRLSVREYPNIDPPVVSVDTTYPGASAEIIETKVTNVLEDTLAGIEGIDFMTSTSRQERSQISITFNLDRSPADAAADVRDRVSRVRRHLPDEIDEPTIRKVEADAQAVIYLSLYSTGSHSSLEVSEIAEKVVKDQLQSLPGVAQIGIYGDREYAMRIWLDIARMAGYGVTVQDVEAALRQQNVEIPAGLIESRDREFTVLSETDLKTVEEFNDLIIRQTDTGYLVRLADVGRAEIGPRNEDRNVRFKGNTAVAIGVIKQATANPLDISREVKAALPRIEESLPEGMVLTTSYDRTLFIQESIRNVYVSIGEAIVLVVLIIFLFLRSLRATIIPLVTIPVSLIGAFALMYLFGFSINTLTLLAMVLAIGLVVDDAIVMLENIHRHIEDGMAPMAAAFRGAREIGFAIIAMTLTLAAVYVPIGFMEGSTGRLFTEFALALAGAVLVSGFVALTATPMMCAKLLKHQTRHNWLYRIFENGLNALTAGYRGLLRGAMRVRPLIILVGLAVAGSSYFLIKNINSELAPYEDQGTIVSFFSGPEGATVAYTDRYARQIEDIFAEVPDLQRYFVIVGTPLANQGIAFLGLNPWSERTITAQQVAGAMMPKMGQVAGVRAFPSTPAPLGQSIRSSPVEFVIQTSRPYEELQGFVETFVARATENEGLVNVDSDLKLTKPQLKVQVDREKVADVGVDLAALGRTLETLLGGRQVTRFKRGGDQYDVVVQIADVERSNPDDLRQIYVRSAHGDMVQLSNLVTVEETVAPRQLNHFNQLRSASITASLAPGYSLGQALDFMNEVAAETLPLDARTDYGGQSREFKSSSTSIFVTFGLALAFIYLVLAAQFESFRSPLIIMLTVPLSITGGLLALWLDGSTLNIYSQVGLVTLIGLITKHGILIVEFTNQLRAAGKDMRDAVIEASVLRLRPILMTTGAMVLGAVPLAIATGAGAESRQDIGLVIVGGLMVGTFFTLFVIPVVYTYIASRKAPGASDEETAQIHAVGKKDLPQAAE, from the coding sequence ATGACCCTTTCCGAGATATGCATCCGCCGGCCGGTCTTCGCCACGGTGCTCAGCCTGGTGATCGTGCTGGTTGGTCTCGTGTCGTATGACCGCCTGTCGGTGCGGGAATACCCGAACATCGATCCGCCGGTCGTGAGCGTCGACACGACCTATCCCGGCGCCAGCGCCGAGATCATCGAGACCAAGGTGACGAATGTCCTGGAGGACACGCTGGCCGGTATCGAGGGCATCGACTTCATGACCTCGACCAGTCGGCAGGAACGCAGCCAGATCTCGATCACCTTCAATCTGGACCGCAGTCCCGCCGACGCCGCCGCCGACGTGCGCGACCGCGTGTCCCGCGTGCGCCGGCATCTGCCCGACGAAATCGACGAGCCGACCATCCGCAAGGTGGAGGCCGACGCCCAAGCGGTGATCTACCTGTCGCTGTATTCGACCGGGTCGCACAGCTCGCTGGAAGTCTCCGAGATCGCCGAGAAGGTGGTCAAGGACCAGCTTCAGAGTCTTCCGGGCGTCGCCCAGATCGGCATCTACGGCGACCGCGAATACGCCATGCGCATCTGGCTCGACATCGCACGGATGGCGGGATACGGCGTCACGGTCCAGGACGTCGAGGCCGCGCTCAGGCAGCAGAACGTCGAGATCCCTGCCGGCCTTATAGAGAGCCGCGACCGCGAATTCACGGTCCTGTCGGAAACCGATCTAAAGACGGTCGAGGAATTCAACGACCTGATCATCCGGCAGACCGATACGGGCTATCTCGTCCGTCTCGCCGATGTCGGCCGCGCCGAGATCGGCCCGCGCAACGAGGACCGCAATGTCCGCTTCAAGGGCAACACCGCCGTCGCGATCGGCGTGATCAAGCAGGCGACCGCCAACCCGCTCGATATCTCGCGCGAGGTCAAGGCGGCGCTGCCGCGCATCGAGGAGTCGCTGCCCGAGGGCATGGTGCTGACGACGTCCTACGACCGCACGCTGTTCATCCAGGAATCCATTCGCAACGTCTACGTGTCGATCGGCGAGGCCATCGTGCTCGTCGTGCTGATCATCTTCCTGTTCCTGCGCTCGCTGCGGGCCACCATCATCCCGCTGGTGACGATCCCGGTGTCGCTGATCGGCGCGTTCGCGCTGATGTATCTGTTCGGCTTTTCGATCAACACGCTGACCCTCCTGGCGATGGTGCTCGCCATCGGCCTCGTCGTCGACGACGCCATCGTCATGCTGGAGAACATCCACCGGCATATCGAGGACGGCATGGCGCCGATGGCCGCCGCCTTCCGGGGCGCGCGCGAGATCGGTTTCGCGATCATCGCCATGACCCTCACCCTGGCTGCCGTCTACGTGCCGATCGGCTTCATGGAGGGCTCGACGGGACGGCTGTTCACCGAATTCGCGCTGGCGCTGGCCGGTGCGGTTCTGGTGTCGGGCTTCGTGGCGCTGACGGCGACGCCGATGATGTGCGCGAAGCTCTTGAAGCACCAGACCCGACACAACTGGCTCTATCGGATATTCGAGAACGGCCTGAACGCGCTGACGGCGGGCTATCGCGGGCTGCTGCGCGGGGCCATGCGGGTGCGCCCGCTCATCATCCTGGTCGGACTGGCCGTGGCCGGCTCGAGCTATTTCCTCATCAAGAACATCAATTCCGAGCTCGCGCCCTACGAGGACCAGGGCACCATCGTCAGCTTCTTCAGCGGCCCCGAAGGCGCGACCGTCGCCTATACCGACCGCTACGCGCGCCAGATCGAAGACATCTTCGCCGAAGTTCCCGACCTGCAGCGCTACTTCGTGATCGTCGGCACGCCGCTCGCAAACCAGGGCATCGCCTTCCTCGGCCTCAATCCCTGGAGCGAGCGCACCATTACCGCCCAGCAGGTCGCCGGCGCGATGATGCCGAAGATGGGTCAGGTCGCCGGCGTGCGTGCCTTCCCCTCGACGCCGGCGCCGCTGGGCCAGTCGATCCGCTCGTCTCCGGTCGAGTTCGTGATCCAGACGTCGCGGCCCTATGAGGAGCTGCAGGGCTTCGTCGAAACCTTCGTTGCCCGCGCCACGGAAAACGAAGGGCTGGTGAACGTCGATTCCGACCTGAAACTGACCAAGCCGCAGCTGAAGGTCCAGGTCGACCGCGAGAAGGTCGCCGATGTCGGCGTCGATCTCGCGGCACTGGGCCGGACGCTGGAGACATTGCTGGGCGGACGGCAGGTGACCCGCTTCAAACGCGGCGGCGACCAGTACGACGTGGTGGTGCAGATCGCCGACGTCGAGCGCTCCAATCCGGACGATCTCAGGCAGATCTACGTGCGCTCGGCGCACGGCGACATGGTGCAGCTTTCGAACCTGGTGACCGTCGAGGAAACGGTCGCGCCGCGCCAGCTCAACCACTTCAACCAGCTGCGTTCGGCCTCGATCACCGCCAGCCTTGCGCCCGGCTACTCGCTTGGCCAGGCCCTGGACTTCATGAACGAGGTCGCGGCCGAAACGCTGCCGCTGGACGCGCGCACCGACTACGGCGGGCAATCGCGCGAGTTCAAGAGTTCCAGCACGAGCATCTTCGTGACGTTCGGGCTCGCCCTCGCCTTCATCTATCTGGTGCTGGCCGCGCAGTTCGAGAGTTTCCGCAGCCCGTTGATCATCATGCTGACCGTGCCGCTGTCGATCACCGGCGGACTGCTGGCGCTCTGGCTCGACGGCTCGACGCTCAACATCTACAGCCAGGTCGGCCTGGTCACCCTCATCGGCCTCATCACCAAGCACGGCATCCTGATCGTGGAGTTCACGAACCAGCTGCGGGCGGCCGGCAAGGACATGCGTGACGCGGTGATCGAGGCCTCGGTGCTGCGCCTGCGCCCGATCCTGATGACCACGGGCGCCATGGTGCTCGGCGCGGTGCCGCTTGCGATCGCCACCGGCGCCGGCGCGGAAAGCCGCCAGGACATCGGCCTCGTCATCGTCGGCGGCCTCATGGTCGGCACCTTCTTCACGCTGTTCGTGATCCCGGTGGTCTACACCTATATCGCCAGCCGCAAGGCGCCGGGCGCGAGCGACGAGGAAACGGCTCAGATCCACGCGGTCGGAAAGAAGGACCTGCCGCAGGCGGCAGAGTAA
- a CDS encoding efflux RND transporter periplasmic adaptor subunit, which produces MAKIVVGSVRSAAICAALAMLASVSFIDISLAQRGPVTIEARSVAVARVVEEATAVGTLLSAESADISPEIAGRIEVIAFDEGMPVNEGELLFQLDSSVYEAQRAEAQSNYELKQRNFDRADGLLKNKVGTVRARDEALSEMQVARALLTMAEVRLEKTKILAPFDGIVGLRNVSRGDYVQPGAKLVNLEKIDPIKVDFSIAERYLADVRTGANVRLTVDALGDREFTGTVYAINPQIDPAGRSIALRAQVPNPDGLLRPGLFARVGLQTAVRDNAIITSEDAIVSQGGGNFVYRVVDDKAVLTPVTLGQRRYGTVEILDGLSEGDVVVVAGQIKLRDGAEVDVKMLDEPAEAPAPATAPSAS; this is translated from the coding sequence TTGGCGAAGATAGTTGTCGGGTCGGTGCGGAGTGCCGCCATCTGCGCGGCGCTGGCCATGCTCGCGTCGGTTTCCTTCATAGACATATCGCTGGCGCAGCGGGGACCCGTCACAATCGAGGCGCGGAGCGTTGCCGTGGCGCGCGTCGTCGAGGAGGCGACCGCCGTCGGCACGCTGCTGTCGGCCGAGTCCGCAGATATCAGCCCCGAGATCGCCGGCCGTATTGAGGTGATCGCCTTTGACGAAGGCATGCCGGTCAACGAAGGGGAGCTGCTGTTTCAACTCGATTCCTCGGTCTACGAGGCGCAACGCGCCGAGGCACAATCGAACTACGAACTCAAACAGCGCAACTTCGATCGCGCCGACGGTCTGCTCAAGAACAAGGTCGGAACGGTCCGGGCGCGGGACGAGGCCCTATCGGAGATGCAGGTCGCCCGCGCACTCCTGACAATGGCGGAGGTGCGGCTGGAGAAGACCAAGATCCTCGCTCCCTTCGACGGAATTGTCGGGCTGCGCAACGTCAGCCGCGGCGACTATGTGCAGCCCGGCGCGAAACTCGTGAATCTCGAAAAAATCGACCCGATCAAGGTCGATTTCTCGATCGCAGAACGGTACCTGGCCGACGTCCGAACGGGGGCCAACGTGCGACTGACCGTCGACGCGCTCGGCGACCGCGAATTCACCGGCACGGTCTACGCCATCAATCCGCAGATCGATCCGGCAGGCCGCTCGATCGCCCTGCGCGCGCAAGTGCCCAATCCGGACGGCCTGTTGCGGCCCGGCCTGTTCGCCCGCGTCGGATTGCAGACGGCGGTGCGCGACAACGCCATCATCACCTCGGAGGACGCGATCGTCTCGCAGGGCGGCGGCAATTTCGTCTACCGGGTCGTCGACGACAAGGCGGTGCTGACACCGGTCACGCTCGGCCAGCGCCGCTACGGCACAGTGGAGATCCTGGACGGCCTGTCGGAGGGCGACGTGGTGGTGGTCGCCGGGCAGATAAAGCTGCGCGACGGCGCCGAGGTCGACGTGAAGATGCTGGACGAGCCCGCCGAGGCGCCCGCCCCGGCCACCGCGCCGTCGGCATCCTGA
- a CDS encoding flavin reductase family protein, producing MFFDLAEIAPANYAKLLNTTVVPRPIAWLVTKSASGELNAAPFSYFNVFSTNPPIVGIGIGSREGAREGAQSKDSSANILATRQFVVNLVSYDMRHMMNICAADYAAGINEIEKAGLATVDSVRVDVPRIAESPAALECAFHDSIDLGNDRHIITGRVLAVHVRDDAVIDKDKLYIDTPKLDLIGRLHGRGWYARLSDLFEMPRVSVEDVEEQAKQR from the coding sequence ATGTTTTTCGATCTAGCCGAGATCGCACCGGCCAACTACGCGAAACTGTTGAATACGACGGTCGTGCCTCGCCCGATCGCCTGGCTGGTGACGAAAAGCGCATCCGGAGAACTCAACGCCGCGCCGTTTTCCTACTTCAACGTCTTCTCGACGAATCCGCCGATCGTCGGGATCGGAATCGGGTCGCGGGAAGGGGCCCGGGAAGGGGCGCAGTCGAAGGACAGCTCGGCGAACATCCTGGCGACCCGGCAGTTCGTCGTGAACTTGGTCTCCTACGACATGCGCCACATGATGAACATCTGTGCCGCCGATTACGCCGCCGGTATCAACGAAATCGAAAAGGCCGGCCTGGCCACCGTCGACAGCGTTCGCGTGGACGTCCCCCGCATCGCGGAAAGCCCGGCGGCGCTCGAATGCGCGTTCCACGACTCCATCGATCTCGGCAACGACCGGCACATCATCACGGGGCGCGTCCTCGCGGTCCATGTCCGCGACGACGCGGTGATCGACAAGGACAAGCTTTACATCGACACGCCGAAACTCGATCTGATCGGCCGGCTGCACGGACGCGGCTGGTACGCGCGATTGAGCGACCTGTTCGAGATGCCGAGGGTTTCTGTCGAGGACGTCGAGGAGCAGGCGAAGCAGCGATAG
- a CDS encoding ABC transporter ATP-binding protein — protein sequence MTALLDIRDLVLEFPLPGGAARVLHHVDLQVAPGESVGIVGESGCGKSMTALTAMGLTPDGAEVSGSIRLDGQEILGLGDAAMSRIRGRRIGMIFQEPMTALNPVRTIGDQVAEGLRLHLGLSDAEALDRAVAMLERVGLPRSRFSPDLYPHQLSGGQRQRVVIAIALACGPELLIADEPTTALDVTIQAQILDLICEVTAEAGMALLMISHDLGVIAETTDRMLVMYAGTVVEEGPTAVVFADMAHPYTQGLFAAMPAAELVGGEATDGARGRLPTIPGQVPDPREPRVGCPFAARCPRARERCRIEAPAADRFGPEHTVRCFYPGKEERAA from the coding sequence ATGACGGCGCTGCTCGACATCCGTGATCTGGTGCTCGAATTCCCGCTTCCCGGGGGCGCGGCGCGGGTGCTGCATCACGTCGATCTTCAGGTTGCGCCCGGAGAGTCGGTCGGCATCGTCGGCGAATCCGGCTGCGGCAAGTCGATGACTGCGCTTACTGCCATGGGGCTGACGCCGGATGGCGCCGAAGTCTCCGGATCCATCCGGCTCGACGGCCAGGAGATCCTCGGCCTCGGCGATGCGGCGATGAGCCGGATCCGCGGCCGTCGCATCGGCATGATCTTCCAGGAGCCGATGACCGCGCTCAATCCCGTGCGCACCATCGGCGATCAGGTCGCCGAGGGTCTGCGCCTGCATCTGGGTCTGTCGGACGCCGAAGCCCTCGATCGCGCCGTGGCGATGCTGGAGCGTGTCGGCCTGCCGCGGTCGCGGTTCTCGCCCGATCTTTATCCGCACCAGCTTTCCGGTGGCCAGCGCCAGCGGGTCGTTATCGCCATCGCGCTCGCCTGCGGTCCCGAGCTGCTGATCGCCGACGAGCCGACCACCGCGCTCGACGTCACCATCCAGGCGCAGATCCTCGACCTGATCTGCGAGGTGACGGCGGAAGCCGGCATGGCGCTCCTGATGATCAGCCACGACCTCGGCGTCATTGCCGAGACGACGGACCGGATGCTGGTCATGTATGCCGGCACCGTGGTGGAGGAGGGGCCGACGGCGGTGGTCTTCGCCGACATGGCCCATCCCTACACCCAAGGGCTGTTCGCGGCGATGCCGGCCGCGGAACTCGTTGGCGGGGAGGCGACCGACGGTGCACGGGGCAGGCTGCCGACGATCCCGGGCCAGGTGCCGGATCCGCGCGAACCGCGTGTCGGCTGCCCCTTCGCCGCCCGTTGCCCCCGCGCCCGCGAACGCTGCCGTATCGAGGCGCCCGCGGCCGATCGGTTCGGACCCGAGCACACCGTCCGCTGCTTCTATCCGGGCAAGGAGGAGAGGGCGGCATGA